The Anastrepha ludens isolate Willacy chromosome 2, idAnaLude1.1, whole genome shotgun sequence genome contains a region encoding:
- the LOC128870438 gene encoding GTP:AMP phosphotransferase AK3, mitochondrial isoform X3 has translation MLSKVFRMVMLGAPASGKGTISKRIVQKFGFVHISPGDMLRLNVLHGTDLGKKAKKYMDEGKLVPDDIVMKCVLSRITEVGNKSWLLDGFPRTLAQAERLKASEPIQAVINLEVPHDVIIERVKGRWVHLPSGRVYNVGFNDPKVPGKDDVTGEDLVQREDDKPEVVAQRLQVYEEMLRPVMNYYQEQDLITNFKGRTTSEIWPQVEKFLAEKTRSAVAVNSL, from the coding sequence ATGCTCTCTAAAGTCTTCCGTATGGTGATGCTGGGCGCACCAGCCTCTGGCAAAGGCACAATCTCTAAGCGTATTGTCCAGAAATTTGGATTTGTGCACATTTCACCAGGTGATATGTTACGGTTGAATGTACTGCACGGCACCGATTTGGGCAAGAAGGCGAAAAAGTATATGGATGAGGGCAAACTAGTGCCAGATGACATAGTGATGAAATGTGTGCTGAGTCGCATAACTGAGGTTGGCAACAAATCATGGTTGTTGGATGGATTTCCACGAACACTTGCACAAGCTGAACGACTGAAAGCCAGTGAACCAATACAGGCGGTTATTAATTTAGAAGTGCCCCACGATGTGATCATAGAACGGGTGAAAGGACGTTGGGTGCACTTGCCGTCAGGACGGGTGTACAATGTGGGTTTCAATGACCCGAAAGTGCCGGGTAAAGATGATGTGACGGGTGAAGATTTGGTGCAACGCGAGGACGATAAGCCAGAAGTGGTCGCACAGCGCTTGCAAGTTTACGAGGAGATGTTGCGACCTGTGATGAATTACTACCAGGAACAGGATTTAATCACCAATTTCAAGGGTCGCACCACATCTGAAATATGGCCGCAGGtggaaaaatttttggcggAGAAAACGAGATCAGCTGTGGCGGTGAATAGCCTATAA
- the LOC128870417 gene encoding tetratricopeptide repeat protein 14 homolog has product MNPNYITRALCFHGQPMQKIWEDERGAGNIHQCGVPAQPDYSIYQERQKNFTFQDRAKRLKLHQFFARKAPDLYDTELTSNKVPLEKILENEEHVSSLPPYELFVNKNKDKQKSCHCVLEAIKPGDIIYCLVTKPATNMVKPLCIGEPMVRYLNDVPIKAYLTKADLDSNGKPRIFNKNDIVRCEVLETSIDAERIYLSLDSIHEKNKGVTLGVVTQAELPKFYRQIDQNKVKSFEEYMLNSKEFLNPNYDTLYEINGLDVKETFTFMSSLKYPFPRDGYAKELRCTQASKWAFRSVAEGIEHFKNGNHVEAFQCLNKALSIDPRNVEGLVARGALYANKGSFLKAVDDFEKALKLNAYHVNARKYMGETLVALGRRYEDENRIKDATKAYQDCLNIIPNHEQARLSLEAIQQRTGGQYFENLMCTPGEEEVEREKISIPDSSSDDGSTSSGSGSETDHSDNEENGKEGSLSPLSKRMALHVASLQKEEETKKQLNQPFYMTAYNVPPDPVVATRDLNEFRLDDDDTGSRVRKLLQEASKHKKEKKKTKKKKSKKSKKVGRKEKNAATILSKINFQEAYKAISSMNIENKLTENLQKYEKTIAEIKKRQNELVQSIEAGMSERQLSETPPPRAPSMRLPNQMTPSYSASSMYSTYPSTSAAALASSKEAPKLSFQIKRPVTVDKFGLLRIATPLAQRSLSPRSRSRSRTSSRGRRRRSRSRSRRRSRSRDRHSRRRSRSRSITYSGRRRGSRSRRSSRSRSLIRRSRSRTPRRTRSRSRRGSTSPRGYGKRREAYRGGTRGRRPSPPPRRRSISPLGDIKQGKPKKATRGGRGAGRGGVFGNRVWRREDPKDGQDSNGRWLHDRFDEINKPSKADDGPSIEEIDEIINKAQKERKQEIIQRDKDILKKPTGGHF; this is encoded by the exons atgAATCCGAACTATATAACTCGGGCTTTGTGTTTCCATGGTCAACCCATGCAAAAGATTTGGGAGGATGAGCGCGGCGCTGGAAACATACATCAGTGCGGTGTGCCCGCCCAACCCGACTACTCCATATATCAGGAACGTCAAAAGAATTTTACGTTTCAAGACCGTGCAAAGCGACTTAAGTTGCATCAATTCTTTGCACGCAAGGCCCCCGATTTGTATGATACGGAGCTAACCAGCAACAAAGTGCCACTCGAGAAAATCCTTGAAA ATGAGGAGCACGTATCTTCACTACCACCATACGAACTCttcgtaaataaaaataaggacaAACAAAAGAGTTGTCATTGTGTACTGGAAGCTATAAAACCCGGCGATATTATTTATTGCCTGGTAACAAAGCCCGCTACGAATATGGTAAAGCCCCTATGCATTGGAGAACCGATGGTGCGCTATTTAAATGATGTACCAATAAAg GCTTACTTGACAAAAGCCGATTTGGATAGCAACGGCAAACCGcgtattttcaacaaaaatgatATAGTCCGTTGCGAAGTATTAGAAACGTCGATAGATGCTGAACGAATTTATTTGAGTTTAGATAGTATCCATGAAAAAAATAAGGGTGTTACTCTGGGTGTTGTGACACAAGCAGAATTGCCAAAATTCTACCG CCAAATCGATCAGAATAAGGTGAAGAGTTTCGAGGAATATATGCTTAATTCCAAGGAATTTCTAAATCCGAACTATGATACGCTCTATGAGATCAATGGGTTAGATGTTAAAGAAACATTCACTTTTATGTCTTCGTTAAAATATCCCTTTCCTCGCGATGGTTACGCCAAGGAGCTACGTTGCACGCAAGCGAGCAAGTGGGCATTTCG ctcGGTTGCCGAAGGCATTGAGCACTTTAAGAATGGAAATCACGTAGAGGCGTTTCAATGCCTAAACAAAGCTCTCTCCATAGACCCGCGTAATGTAGAAGGTCTGGTCGCGCGTGGAGCACTTTACGCCAACAAGGGCTCATTTCTTAAAGCAGTGGATGATTTCGAAAAGGCACTTAAACTGAACGCTTACCATGTGAATGCACGTAAATATATGGGGGAGACATTAGTGGCACTTGGACGTCGTTATGAGGACGAGAACCGCATAAAGGACGCAACAAAAGCTTATCAGGATTGTTTAAACATTATTCCGAATCATGAGCAAGCACGCTTATCGCTTGAGGCTATTCAACAACGTACCGGTGGTCAATATTTTGAGAATCTAATGTGTACGCCAG GTGAAGAGGAAGTGGAAAGGGAAAAAATCTCTATACCCGATTCGTCGAGTGACGATGGCTCAACGTCCAGTGGCAGCGGTTCCGAAACTGACCATTCGG ATAATGAGGAAAATGGCAAAGAAGGTTCACTCTCACCACTCAGCAAGCGTATGGCTTTGCATGTTGCCAGTCTACAAAAAGAGGAGGAGACAAAGAAACAACTAAACCAGCCATTTTATATGACTGCATATAATGTGCCTCCTGATCCAGTAGTAGCAACAAGGGATCTCAATGAATTCCGG CTGGACGATGACGACACTGGTTCACGGGTGCGCAAGTTATTGCAAGAAGCCTCCAAACAtaagaaggaaaaaaagaaaacaaaaaagaaaaagagcaaaaaatccaaaaaagttGGTCGCAAGGAAAAAAATGCTGCTACAATATTAAGCAAGATAAATTTTCAAGAGGCCTACAA AGCGATCAGCAGCATGAATATCGAAAATAAGCTTacggaaaatttgcaaaaatatgaaaaaacaatTGCTGAAATCAAAAAGCGACAAAATGAGTTGGTACAATCCATAGAAGCCGGCATGTCAGAACGCCAACTTTCTGAAACGCCCCCACCACGTGCCCCCTCGATGCGATTGCCCAATCAGATGACACCCAGTTATAGCGCATCCTCGATGTATTCTACTTACCCAAGTACTTCGGCGGCCGCTTTAGCGTCTTCAAAGGAAGCGCCAAAATTATCGTTCCAAATTAAGCGGCCTGTTACAGTGGACAAATTTGGTTTGTTACGCATTGCTACCCCATTAGCACAGAGAAGTCTCTCACCGCGTTCTCGTTCCCGTTCTCGTACATCCTCACGGGGACGCCGTCGACGTAGCCGTAGCCGCAGCCGACGTCGTTCACGATCACGAGATCGTCATAGTCGGCGCCGCTCTCGTTCgcgttcaattacgtatagtgGACGCAGACGTGGTTCCCGAAGCAGACGGTCGTCACGCTCAAGATCACTAATCCGCCGCTCACGTTCACGTACTCCGCGCCGTACGCGTTCACGTTCGCGTCGAGGATCAACCTCACCACGTGGTTATGGTAAACGACGTGAAGCCTATCGTGGCGGTACCAGGGGACGAAGACCTTCACCACCACCACGTCGGCGTTCAATTTCACCCCTTGGCGATATAAAGCAAGGCAAGCCAAAAAAGGCCACCCGTGGTGGAAGGGGAGCAGGACGAGGCGGCGTTTTTGGAAATCGTGTATGGCGTCGTGAAGATCCAAAAGATGGACAAGATTCAAATGGACGTTGGCTGCACGATAGATTTGATGAAATTAATAAACCAAGCAAAGCAGATGATGGGCCATCAATTGAAGAAATCGATGAAATCATCAATAAAGCACAAAAGGAACGCAAACAGGAAATTATACAACGCGACAAggatatattaaaaaagccaACAGGCGGCCATTTTTAA
- the LOC128870438 gene encoding GTP:AMP phosphotransferase AK3, mitochondrial isoform X2 produces MYIFVLGAPVNVEWIGDSQAESTHQALLKQQKPKRQDSSHINKMLSKVFRMVMLGAPASGKGTISKRIVQKFGFVHISPGDMLRLNVLHGTDLGKKAKKYMDEGKLVPDDIVMKCVLSRITEVGNKSWLLDGFPRTLAQAERLKASEPIQAVINLEVPHDVIIERVKGRWVHLPSGRVYNVGFNDPKVPGKDDVTGEDLVQREDDKPEVVAQRLQVYEEMLRPVMNYYQEQDLITNFKGRTTSEIWPQVEKFLAEKTRSAVAVNSL; encoded by the exons atgtacatat TTGTTCTCGGCGCGCCAGTGAATGTAGAGTGGATTGGGGATAGTCAAGCAGAAAGCACACATCAGGCACTACTAAAGCAGCAAAAGCCGAAACGTCAAGATTCAAGCCATATCAATAAGATGCTCTCTAAAGTCTTCCGTATGGTGATGCTGGGCGCACCAGCCTCTGGCAAAGGCACAATCTCTAAGCGTATTGTCCAGAAATTTGGATTTGTGCACATTTCACCAGGTGATATGTTACGGTTGAATGTACTGCACGGCACCGATTTGGGCAAGAAGGCGAAAAAGTATATGGATGAGGGCAAACTAGTGCCAGATGACATAGTGATGAAATGTGTGCTGAGTCGCATAACTGAGGTTGGCAACAAATCATGGTTGTTGGATGGATTTCCACGAACACTTGCACAAGCTGAACGACTGAAAGCCAGTGAACCAATACAGGCGGTTATTAATTTAGAAGTGCCCCACGATGTGATCATAGAACGGGTGAAAGGACGTTGGGTGCACTTGCCGTCAGGACGGGTGTACAATGTGGGTTTCAATGACCCGAAAGTGCCGGGTAAAGATGATGTGACGGGTGAAGATTTGGTGCAACGCGAGGACGATAAGCCAGAAGTGGTCGCACAGCGCTTGCAAGTTTACGAGGAGATGTTGCGACCTGTGATGAATTACTACCAGGAACAGGATTTAATCACCAATTTCAAGGGTCGCACCACATCTGAAATATGGCCGCAGGtggaaaaatttttggcggAGAAAACGAGATCAGCTGTGGCGGTGAATAGCCTATAA
- the LOC128870438 gene encoding GTP:AMP phosphotransferase AK3, mitochondrial isoform X1: MYVYAYVFLYIFVVLGAPVNVEWIGDSQAESTHQALLKQQKPKRQDSSHINKMLSKVFRMVMLGAPASGKGTISKRIVQKFGFVHISPGDMLRLNVLHGTDLGKKAKKYMDEGKLVPDDIVMKCVLSRITEVGNKSWLLDGFPRTLAQAERLKASEPIQAVINLEVPHDVIIERVKGRWVHLPSGRVYNVGFNDPKVPGKDDVTGEDLVQREDDKPEVVAQRLQVYEEMLRPVMNYYQEQDLITNFKGRTTSEIWPQVEKFLAEKTRSAVAVNSL; the protein is encoded by the exons atgtatgtgtatgcatatgtttttttatatatatttg TTGTTCTCGGCGCGCCAGTGAATGTAGAGTGGATTGGGGATAGTCAAGCAGAAAGCACACATCAGGCACTACTAAAGCAGCAAAAGCCGAAACGTCAAGATTCAAGCCATATCAATAAGATGCTCTCTAAAGTCTTCCGTATGGTGATGCTGGGCGCACCAGCCTCTGGCAAAGGCACAATCTCTAAGCGTATTGTCCAGAAATTTGGATTTGTGCACATTTCACCAGGTGATATGTTACGGTTGAATGTACTGCACGGCACCGATTTGGGCAAGAAGGCGAAAAAGTATATGGATGAGGGCAAACTAGTGCCAGATGACATAGTGATGAAATGTGTGCTGAGTCGCATAACTGAGGTTGGCAACAAATCATGGTTGTTGGATGGATTTCCACGAACACTTGCACAAGCTGAACGACTGAAAGCCAGTGAACCAATACAGGCGGTTATTAATTTAGAAGTGCCCCACGATGTGATCATAGAACGGGTGAAAGGACGTTGGGTGCACTTGCCGTCAGGACGGGTGTACAATGTGGGTTTCAATGACCCGAAAGTGCCGGGTAAAGATGATGTGACGGGTGAAGATTTGGTGCAACGCGAGGACGATAAGCCAGAAGTGGTCGCACAGCGCTTGCAAGTTTACGAGGAGATGTTGCGACCTGTGATGAATTACTACCAGGAACAGGATTTAATCACCAATTTCAAGGGTCGCACCACATCTGAAATATGGCCGCAGGtggaaaaatttttggcggAGAAAACGAGATCAGCTGTGGCGGTGAATAGCCTATAA